The following proteins are co-located in the Micromonospora viridifaciens genome:
- a CDS encoding aldehyde dehydrogenase family protein, translated as MTAVHVPGAPAIEDGRLVSTSPATGAEVGRLPVAAESEVRGAVERARAAGDWWAGLGFTGRRERLLRWRSRIAQRMEELAELTHAEGGKPVGDAVVEILTALEHIDWAARNARRVLGPRRVRSRLILAEFTGHLEYQPYGVVGVIGPWNYPVFTPIGSAAYALAAGNAVVFKPSEYTPAVGQWLVDRFAEVVPEQPVLTAVHGLGDVGAALCRSGVAKVAFTGSTATARKVMAACAETLTPVLVEAGGKDAMIVDADADLDAAAEACVWGALTNAGQTCIGIERVYAVDQVFDAFVDKVVSRAGRLTVGPDGADLGPITMPSQLDIIRRHIDDAVASGGRAVLGGPGAVQPPYVHPTVLVDVPEDSAAVREETFGPTLTINRVRDVDEAVERANALPYGLGGAVFGRQRAVAVARRLRSGMASINSTLTFAGMSTLPFGGVGDSGFGRIHGEDGLREFGRAKAITRRRARSLLPAMTFERTPADVARLVKAAKLRYGGR; from the coding sequence ATGACGGCTGTGCATGTGCCGGGAGCCCCGGCCATCGAGGATGGTCGACTGGTTTCCACCAGTCCGGCCACCGGCGCGGAGGTCGGGCGGCTCCCGGTGGCGGCCGAGTCGGAGGTGCGGGGCGCGGTCGAGCGGGCCCGCGCCGCGGGCGACTGGTGGGCCGGGCTCGGCTTCACCGGCCGGCGGGAGCGGCTGCTGCGCTGGCGGAGCCGGATCGCCCAACGCATGGAGGAGTTGGCCGAGCTGACGCACGCCGAGGGCGGCAAGCCGGTCGGCGACGCCGTGGTCGAGATCCTCACCGCGCTGGAGCACATCGACTGGGCCGCCCGCAACGCCCGGCGGGTGCTCGGGCCGCGGCGGGTCCGCTCCCGGCTGATCCTCGCCGAGTTCACCGGCCACCTGGAGTACCAGCCGTACGGGGTGGTCGGCGTCATCGGCCCGTGGAACTACCCCGTCTTCACCCCGATCGGGTCCGCCGCCTACGCCCTGGCCGCCGGCAACGCGGTGGTGTTCAAGCCCAGCGAGTACACCCCGGCCGTCGGTCAGTGGCTGGTGGACCGCTTCGCCGAGGTGGTGCCGGAGCAGCCGGTCCTCACCGCGGTGCACGGCCTCGGCGACGTGGGCGCGGCGCTGTGCCGCTCCGGCGTGGCCAAGGTGGCCTTCACCGGCTCGACCGCCACCGCGCGGAAGGTGATGGCCGCCTGCGCCGAGACCCTCACCCCGGTGCTGGTGGAGGCCGGCGGCAAGGACGCGATGATCGTGGACGCCGACGCCGACCTGGACGCGGCGGCCGAGGCGTGCGTCTGGGGCGCGCTGACCAACGCCGGCCAGACCTGCATCGGCATCGAGCGGGTCTACGCGGTCGACCAGGTCTTCGACGCCTTCGTCGACAAGGTGGTCAGCCGGGCCGGCCGGCTCACCGTCGGCCCCGACGGCGCCGACCTCGGCCCGATCACCATGCCGTCGCAGCTCGACATCATCCGCCGGCACATCGACGACGCCGTAGCGAGCGGCGGCCGGGCGGTGCTCGGCGGGCCCGGCGCGGTCCAGCCGCCGTACGTCCACCCGACCGTGCTGGTGGACGTCCCCGAGGACTCGGCCGCCGTCCGCGAGGAGACCTTCGGCCCGACGCTGACGATCAACCGGGTACGCGACGTGGACGAGGCCGTCGAGCGGGCCAACGCCCTCCCGTACGGTCTCGGGGGTGCGGTCTTCGGCCGGCAGCGAGCCGTGGCGGTGGCGCGGCGGCTGCGCTCCGGGATGGCCTCGATCAACTCGACGCTCACCTTCGCCGGGATGTCGACCCTCCCCTTCGGCGGGGTCGGCGACTCCGGCTTCGGCCGCATCCACGGCGAGGACGGGCTGCGCGAGTTCGGCCGGGCCAAGGCCATCACCCGCCGCCGGGCCCGGTCGCTGCTGCCGGCGATGACCTTCGAGCGCACCCCGGCGGACGTCGCCCGCCTGGTCAAGGCCGCCAAGCTGAGGTACGGCGGGCGCTGA
- a CDS encoding 3-hydroxyacyl-CoA dehydrogenase family protein, producing the protein MAREFTRVGVVGLGTMGAGIVEVFARHGIDVVAVEISDGALERGRANLTGSTDRAVAKGKLAEADRDALLARVDFQVGLDALHSVDLVIEAVPEHLDLKQRIFAELDRVCKPEAILATNTSSLSVTEISVATTRPNQVIGIHFFNPAPVMKLVEVVRTVVTSADVVADVEALCARLGKVDVTINDRAGFIANALLFGYLNHAVGMFEARYATREDIDAAMKLGCGLPMGPLALMDLIGLDTAYEILDTMYRRGGRDRRHAPVPLIKQMVTAGLLGRKSGRGFYTYERPGSPKVVPDEQTPVTTEAALADGARAITKVGVVGSGTMATGIIEVFARAGYEVISVTRGAEKSAKVCEAVKTSLNKGVVRGKLSEADRDAALGRVTWSATLEHLADVDLVVEAVVEELSVKKALFASLDEICKPGVVLATTTSSLPVIDVAMATQRPADVIGLHFFNPAPVMSLVEIVRTIRTSAETTATARAVCAALGKTGVVCGDRSGFIVNALLFPYLNDAVKMLEASYSTADDIDHAMKLGCGYPMGPFELLDVVGLDVALAIQQELYLALREPGFAPAPLLEHLVTAGYLGRKSGRGFRDHTHR; encoded by the coding sequence GTGGCGCGCGAGTTCACCAGGGTGGGCGTGGTGGGTCTGGGCACCATGGGTGCCGGCATCGTCGAGGTGTTCGCCCGCCACGGCATCGACGTGGTGGCCGTGGAGATTTCCGACGGCGCCCTGGAGCGCGGCCGGGCCAACCTCACCGGCTCCACCGACCGGGCGGTGGCCAAGGGCAAGCTCGCCGAGGCCGACCGGGACGCTCTGCTGGCCCGGGTGGACTTCCAGGTCGGGCTCGATGCGCTGCACTCGGTGGACCTGGTGATCGAGGCGGTCCCCGAGCACCTGGATCTGAAGCAGCGGATCTTCGCCGAGCTGGACCGGGTCTGCAAGCCCGAGGCCATCCTGGCCACCAACACCTCCTCGCTGAGCGTCACCGAGATCTCCGTCGCCACCACCCGGCCCAACCAGGTCATCGGTATCCACTTCTTCAACCCCGCGCCGGTGATGAAGCTGGTCGAGGTGGTCCGCACCGTGGTCACCTCCGCCGACGTGGTGGCCGATGTGGAGGCGCTCTGCGCGCGGCTCGGCAAGGTCGACGTGACCATCAACGACCGGGCCGGCTTCATCGCCAACGCGCTGCTCTTCGGCTACCTCAACCACGCGGTGGGCATGTTCGAGGCCCGGTATGCGACCCGCGAGGACATCGACGCCGCGATGAAGCTCGGCTGCGGCCTGCCGATGGGCCCGCTCGCGCTGATGGACCTGATCGGCCTGGACACCGCGTACGAGATCCTGGACACCATGTACCGGCGCGGCGGCCGGGACCGCCGGCACGCCCCGGTGCCGCTGATCAAGCAGATGGTCACCGCCGGGCTGCTCGGCCGGAAGTCCGGGCGCGGTTTCTACACCTACGAGCGGCCGGGCTCGCCGAAGGTCGTACCGGACGAGCAGACGCCGGTGACGACGGAGGCCGCGCTGGCCGACGGGGCGCGGGCGATCACCAAGGTGGGCGTGGTCGGCTCCGGGACCATGGCCACCGGGATCATCGAGGTCTTCGCCCGGGCCGGGTACGAGGTCATCTCGGTGACGCGGGGCGCGGAGAAGTCCGCGAAGGTCTGCGAGGCGGTCAAGACCTCGCTGAACAAGGGCGTGGTGCGGGGCAAGCTGAGCGAGGCCGACCGGGACGCCGCGCTGGGCCGGGTCACCTGGTCCGCCACCCTGGAGCACCTCGCCGATGTCGACCTGGTGGTCGAGGCGGTGGTCGAGGAGTTGAGCGTCAAGAAGGCACTGTTCGCCAGCCTCGACGAGATCTGCAAGCCGGGCGTGGTGCTCGCCACCACCACCTCCTCGCTGCCGGTGATCGACGTGGCGATGGCCACCCAGCGGCCGGCCGACGTGATCGGCCTGCACTTCTTCAACCCGGCGCCGGTCATGTCGCTGGTCGAGATCGTGCGGACCATCCGCACCTCGGCGGAGACCACCGCCACCGCGCGGGCGGTCTGCGCGGCGCTCGGCAAGACCGGCGTGGTGTGCGGCGACCGGTCCGGCTTCATCGTCAACGCGCTGCTGTTCCCGTACCTGAACGACGCGGTGAAGATGCTGGAGGCCAGCTACTCGACCGCCGACGACATCGACCACGCGATGAAGCTCGGCTGCGGCTACCCGATGGGCCCGTTCGAGCTGCTCGACGTGGTCGGCCTGGATGTCGCGCTGGCCATCCAGCAGGAGCTCTATCTGGCGCTGCGGGAGCCCGGCTTCGCCCCCGCGCCGCTGCTGGAGCACCTGGTCACGGCCGGCTACCTCGGCCGCAAGAGCGGTCGCGGCTTCCGCGATCACACGCACCGCTGA
- a CDS encoding SigE family RNA polymerase sigma factor, with protein sequence MTFEEYVGSRGPALLRLARLLTGDEHRAEDLTQDVLARAYVHWRKIARADRPDVYVRRMLVNANASWWRRRSSRELAVDTFAERADRDDLSGEAADRDEMWRLIRALPDRQRAVLVLRYYEDLDDTTIAQILDCSPVTVRTHAMRALAHLRERYGVPTTNGSRP encoded by the coding sequence GTGACCTTCGAGGAGTACGTCGGCAGCCGCGGCCCGGCCCTGTTGCGCCTGGCCCGGCTGCTGACCGGCGACGAGCACCGCGCCGAGGACCTGACCCAGGACGTGCTCGCCCGGGCGTACGTGCACTGGCGGAAGATCGCCCGGGCCGACCGGCCCGACGTGTACGTGCGGCGGATGCTGGTCAACGCCAACGCCTCCTGGTGGCGCCGGCGGTCCAGCCGGGAGCTGGCCGTGGACACCTTCGCCGAGCGGGCCGACCGCGACGACCTGAGCGGCGAAGCGGCCGACCGGGACGAGATGTGGCGGTTGATCCGGGCGCTGCCCGACCGCCAGCGCGCCGTGCTGGTGCTGCGCTACTACGAGGACCTGGACGACACGACGATCGCCCAGATCCTCGACTGCTCCCCGGTCACCGTCCGCACCCACGCGATGCGGGCGCTCGCCCACCTTCGGGAGCGCTACGGCGTCCCGACGACCAACGGGAGCCGGCCGTGA
- a CDS encoding alpha/beta hydrolase has protein sequence MSTPIRASSILPGHREDIELHTADGLTLVGELARPLGRTPAATLVCLHPLPTHGGMMDSHVFRKAAWRLPALADLAVLRFNTRGTSSVRGTSEGSFDNAVGERFDVAAAIEYAEFQELPEIWLVGWSFGTDLALKYGCDPAVAGAILLSPPLRFSEPADLAVWAESGKPLTALVPEFDDYLRPDEARQRFAAVPQAEVVGVPGAKHLWVGDAETVLDEIVRRVNPAVSVPLPTTWDGPMETGDVSAYADRTVAAFADTPVPGPQQRSAG, from the coding sequence GTGAGCACACCGATCCGTGCGTCGTCGATCCTGCCCGGCCACCGGGAGGACATCGAGCTGCACACCGCCGACGGGCTGACGCTGGTCGGTGAGCTGGCCCGGCCGCTGGGCCGGACGCCGGCCGCCACGCTGGTCTGCCTGCACCCGCTGCCCACGCATGGCGGGATGATGGACAGCCACGTGTTCCGCAAGGCGGCCTGGCGGCTGCCCGCCCTGGCCGATCTGGCCGTGCTCCGGTTCAACACCCGGGGCACCAGCAGCGTCCGGGGCACCAGCGAGGGGTCCTTCGACAACGCGGTCGGCGAGCGGTTCGACGTCGCCGCCGCCATCGAGTACGCCGAGTTCCAGGAGCTGCCGGAGATCTGGCTGGTCGGCTGGTCGTTCGGCACCGACCTGGCGCTGAAGTACGGCTGCGACCCGGCGGTGGCCGGGGCGATCCTGCTCTCCCCGCCGCTGCGCTTCTCCGAGCCGGCGGACCTGGCCGTCTGGGCGGAGTCGGGCAAGCCGCTCACCGCCCTGGTGCCCGAGTTCGACGACTACCTCCGCCCGGACGAGGCCCGGCAGCGCTTCGCGGCCGTGCCGCAGGCCGAGGTGGTCGGGGTGCCCGGCGCCAAGCACCTCTGGGTCGGCGACGCGGAGACCGTGCTCGACGAGATCGTCCGTCGGGTCAACCCGGCCGTGTCGGTGCCGCTGCCGACCACCTGGGACGGCCCGATGGAGACCGGCGACGTGAGCGCGTACGCCGACCGGACGGTGGCCGCCTTCGCCGACACCCCGGTGCCGGGTCCGCAGCAGCGATCGGCGGGCTGA
- a CDS encoding AI-2E family transporter translates to MTREGRSGDARPGDEGALRREPDPAGEDEQPTVDEPTEPTEFEPSGRFGVPGKPLRRSPFLVGFTGALGVLLAYAVFLGIRNAAGILVLVVIAIFLAVGLHPAVVRLRRWGLPHGLAVAVVTLTVVLLIVGGLLALVPPVVTQSGQFIAHLPGYVEELRRNPTVNDLVERYDVMERVRAAANADTIGRALGGVLGGAQLIFGTLFRALTVLVLTIYFLAYFDKLRDLGYALVPRSRRTRVRLIGDEILTRVGAYMVGALAIAVLAGVSSFIFALAVGLPYPFALAVVVAVTDLIPQIGATLGAVVVSLVGFATDLPVGVACVVFFLVYQQVENYLIYPKIMRRAVSVNEVAALLAALLGVSLLGVVGALIAIPTVAALQLILREVVLPRQESR, encoded by the coding sequence ATGACGCGCGAGGGCAGATCGGGCGACGCGCGACCGGGGGACGAGGGCGCGCTCCGCCGCGAGCCGGACCCGGCCGGCGAGGACGAGCAGCCCACCGTCGACGAGCCGACCGAGCCGACCGAGTTCGAGCCGAGCGGACGGTTCGGCGTACCGGGCAAGCCGCTGCGTCGCAGCCCGTTTCTGGTCGGCTTCACCGGGGCGCTCGGCGTGCTGCTGGCGTACGCGGTCTTCCTGGGCATCCGCAACGCCGCCGGCATCCTGGTGCTGGTGGTCATCGCGATCTTCCTCGCCGTCGGCCTGCACCCGGCGGTGGTCCGGCTGCGCCGCTGGGGGCTGCCGCACGGCCTGGCGGTGGCGGTGGTGACGCTGACCGTGGTGCTGCTGATCGTCGGCGGCCTGCTGGCCCTCGTGCCCCCGGTGGTGACCCAGTCCGGCCAGTTCATCGCGCACCTCCCCGGCTACGTCGAGGAGCTACGCCGCAACCCCACGGTCAACGATCTCGTCGAGCGGTACGACGTGATGGAACGGGTCCGGGCGGCGGCCAACGCGGACACCATCGGCCGGGCCCTCGGCGGCGTGCTGGGCGGCGCCCAGTTGATCTTCGGCACCCTGTTCCGGGCACTGACCGTGCTGGTGCTGACGATCTACTTCCTGGCCTACTTCGACAAGCTGCGCGACCTCGGCTACGCGCTGGTGCCGCGCTCCCGCCGGACGCGGGTCCGGCTCATCGGCGACGAGATCCTCACCCGGGTCGGCGCGTACATGGTGGGGGCGCTGGCCATCGCGGTGCTGGCCGGCGTCAGCTCCTTCATCTTCGCGCTGGCGGTCGGGTTGCCGTACCCCTTCGCGCTGGCCGTGGTGGTCGCGGTGACCGACCTGATCCCGCAGATCGGGGCGACCCTGGGCGCGGTGGTGGTGTCCCTGGTCGGCTTCGCCACCGACCTGCCGGTGGGGGTCGCGTGCGTGGTCTTCTTCCTGGTCTACCAGCAGGTGGAGAACTACCTGATCTACCCGAAGATCATGCGCCGGGCGGTCTCGGTCAACGAGGTGGCGGCGCTGCTGGCCGCGCTGCTCGGGGTGTCGCTGCTGGGCGTGGTCGGGGCGCTGATCGCCATCCCGACCGTGGCCGCCCTGCAGCTGATCCTCCGCGAGGTGGTGCTGCCCCGGCAGGAGTCCCGCTGA
- a CDS encoding coiled-coil domain-containing protein: MSHGEELFALGGDVTTEPSFESALRGYEKRQVDRYVARAEHEISALTAEREQAYTQIHKLAGQVEVLQRDLAQLRKQSGVVDRASFRHLGPRVEQILTMAEEQADEILAAANEEIEARRAAAEHIIEEAREQSAQALKDFEIALAARRAEEERHTAARKAEADSNLKAAKEEAEKLRRTAQEALTKAQQEATQLRDTAKEIHTRAQQESSRLRETAKEALAKAQQEATQLREAAKEVHAKAQQEAKRLTEAATEAGRATHAKALAEAKKIVDDAEEAAKATRGRARTEANRLATEAAEAAKRNRAEVEAYVQRMRSETEAYVQQARAQTQQELGAWRAGVEKEINARREATDKEFAQRRAAAEQEYAKRRDELDKQHQKRQDELEQTYAARRAEIEGGAAAIRQAAEQDALTMRRRAEEEAAELLRRVEAEAADKRRKADEHVAASRRQFEEYAATTQQHLATTQQHLAATQQEVAAGRQQLAQVMLEIAKAQQELADLRTETWKSRQESDDLQRQLAELRLSANTGLPGLAATPVDPDRLPTTPGSGSGAGTGPEPATATASPTASEPAPGTAVGSAATKPAATTEPAGATEPAGATEPAATRPAPTREPAGVKEAAATREPAGATEAAAAKEPAGAKEAGSARPVAEPVTTVDGGTATAGVDGEPTVAAVPGEGGRGATPTKITSTGESGKRPTKPTIDERSAKPSTVTVEKD; encoded by the coding sequence ATGTCGCACGGCGAGGAACTGTTTGCTCTCGGCGGGGACGTGACCACGGAGCCCAGCTTCGAGTCCGCTCTGCGGGGATACGAGAAACGACAGGTCGACCGGTACGTCGCACGCGCGGAGCACGAGATCTCGGCGCTGACCGCCGAGCGGGAGCAGGCGTACACCCAGATCCACAAGCTGGCCGGCCAGGTGGAGGTCCTGCAACGTGACCTCGCCCAGCTGCGCAAGCAGAGCGGCGTGGTGGACCGGGCCTCGTTCCGTCATCTCGGCCCCCGGGTCGAGCAGATCCTCACCATGGCCGAGGAGCAGGCGGACGAGATCCTCGCCGCCGCCAACGAGGAGATCGAGGCCCGCCGCGCGGCCGCCGAGCACATCATCGAGGAGGCCCGGGAGCAGTCCGCCCAGGCCCTGAAGGACTTCGAGATCGCCCTCGCCGCCCGCCGGGCCGAAGAGGAACGGCACACCGCCGCCCGCAAGGCCGAGGCGGACAGCAATCTCAAGGCCGCCAAGGAGGAGGCCGAGAAGCTGCGCCGCACCGCCCAGGAGGCGCTGACCAAGGCCCAGCAGGAGGCCACCCAGCTCCGGGACACCGCCAAGGAGATCCACACCCGCGCCCAGCAGGAGTCCAGCCGGCTGCGCGAGACGGCCAAGGAGGCGCTCGCCAAGGCCCAGCAGGAGGCCACCCAGCTCCGCGAGGCGGCCAAGGAGGTGCACGCCAAGGCCCAGCAGGAGGCCAAGCGCCTCACCGAGGCGGCGACCGAGGCCGGCCGGGCCACCCATGCCAAGGCCCTGGCCGAGGCCAAGAAGATCGTCGACGACGCGGAGGAGGCGGCGAAGGCGACCCGGGGCCGGGCCCGGACCGAGGCGAACCGGCTCGCCACGGAGGCCGCCGAGGCCGCCAAGCGCAACCGGGCCGAGGTCGAGGCGTACGTCCAGCGGATGCGGAGCGAGACCGAGGCGTACGTCCAGCAGGCCCGCGCCCAGACGCAGCAGGAGCTGGGCGCCTGGCGGGCCGGGGTGGAGAAGGAGATCAACGCCCGGCGGGAGGCGACCGACAAGGAGTTCGCCCAGCGCCGGGCCGCCGCCGAGCAGGAGTACGCGAAGCGCCGCGACGAGCTCGACAAGCAGCACCAGAAGCGGCAGGACGAGCTGGAGCAGACGTACGCCGCCCGGCGCGCCGAGATCGAGGGGGGTGCCGCGGCGATCCGGCAGGCGGCCGAGCAGGACGCGCTCACCATGCGCCGGCGGGCCGAGGAGGAGGCGGCCGAGCTGCTGCGCCGCGTCGAGGCGGAGGCCGCCGACAAGCGCCGCAAGGCCGACGAGCACGTCGCCGCCTCCCGCCGGCAGTTCGAGGAGTACGCGGCGACCACCCAGCAGCACCTGGCCACCACCCAGCAGCACCTCGCCGCCACCCAGCAGGAGGTGGCGGCCGGCCGGCAGCAGCTCGCCCAGGTGATGCTGGAGATCGCCAAGGCCCAGCAGGAGCTGGCCGACCTGCGCACCGAGACCTGGAAGTCCCGCCAGGAGTCCGACGACCTCCAGCGCCAGCTGGCCGAGCTGCGGCTCTCGGCGAACACCGGCCTGCCGGGCCTCGCCGCCACCCCGGTCGACCCGGACCGGTTGCCCACCACGCCCGGTTCCGGCTCCGGGGCCGGCACGGGCCCGGAGCCCGCTACCGCAACGGCCTCCCCCACCGCCAGCGAGCCAGCCCCGGGCACAGCCGTGGGTTCGGCCGCCACCAAGCCGGCAGCGACCACGGAACCAGCCGGGGCCACCGAACCGGCCGGGGCCACGGAACCGGCCGCGACGAGGCCCGCACCGACCAGGGAGCCGGCCGGAGTCAAGGAGGCCGCAGCGACCAGGGAGCCGGCGGGAGCCACGGAGGCCGCAGCGGCGAAGGAGCCGGCCGGGGCCAAGGAGGCCGGCAGCGCCCGGCCGGTCGCCGAGCCGGTGACCACCGTGGACGGAGGCACCGCCACGGCCGGCGTGGACGGCGAGCCGACCGTGGCCGCCGTGCCCGGCGAGGGCGGCCGGGGCGCCACTCCCACGAAGATCACCAGCACCGGCGAGAGCGGCAAGCGCCCGACCAAGCCGACCATCGACGAGCGCAGCGCCAAACCGAGCACGGTCACCGTCGAGAAGGACTAG
- a CDS encoding DivIVA domain-containing protein — MPQQQSSPLAFFDNANSQPDFTVGLRGYNTNQVDDFIGRLSAALSQSEQARAEAEQRMNDAQRRLRQAEQRQSALEQKLAEMNKQLEENSRPTLSGLGTRVEQILRLAEEQANDHRNEAKRESEGILSAARLEAREITDKARAEAAAMKATAEREAGSVRTAAEREAAEVRVQARREADTLRADAERETKQLRTVTAHEVAELKSTVEREVATLRATAEREITQQRAKAAREAEEKRAEATKLLTDARDKRDKDLQALELQLAERREKAEREESERHAAQVAQTQKLVSEAEQRARTAHERAKEIEQRAEARRVESERTANETVDKAKALADKTLNEAKAEAQRLLNEARTEAELTTQAARREVEDLTRQKEAVTAQLGQMLSGLAGIVPGVPAGGKSEAAKADSSSEEKVNAESAK, encoded by the coding sequence ATGCCCCAGCAGCAGTCCTCCCCTCTTGCGTTCTTCGACAACGCGAACTCGCAGCCAGATTTCACCGTCGGCCTGCGTGGCTACAACACCAATCAGGTCGATGACTTCATCGGCCGGCTGAGCGCCGCGCTGAGCCAGTCCGAGCAGGCCCGGGCCGAGGCCGAGCAGCGGATGAACGACGCGCAGCGCCGGCTCCGCCAGGCCGAGCAGCGGCAGAGCGCGCTCGAGCAGAAGCTCGCCGAGATGAACAAGCAGCTCGAGGAGAACAGCCGGCCGACCCTCTCCGGCCTGGGCACCCGCGTCGAGCAGATCCTGCGGCTGGCCGAGGAGCAGGCCAACGACCACCGCAACGAGGCCAAGCGCGAGTCGGAGGGCATCCTCTCCGCCGCTCGGCTGGAGGCGCGGGAGATCACCGACAAGGCGCGCGCCGAGGCGGCCGCCATGAAGGCCACGGCCGAGCGGGAGGCCGGCAGCGTCCGGACCGCCGCCGAGCGGGAGGCCGCGGAGGTCCGGGTGCAGGCCCGCCGCGAGGCCGACACCCTGCGCGCCGACGCCGAGCGGGAGACCAAGCAGCTGCGTACGGTCACCGCGCACGAGGTGGCCGAGCTGAAGTCCACCGTCGAGCGTGAGGTCGCCACCCTGCGGGCCACCGCCGAGCGGGAGATCACCCAGCAGCGGGCGAAGGCCGCGCGGGAGGCCGAGGAGAAGCGCGCCGAGGCGACCAAGCTGCTGACCGACGCCCGGGACAAGCGCGACAAGGACCTCCAGGCGCTGGAGCTCCAGCTCGCCGAGCGGCGGGAGAAGGCCGAGCGCGAGGAGTCGGAGCGGCACGCCGCCCAGGTCGCGCAGACCCAGAAGCTGGTCAGCGAGGCGGAGCAGCGGGCCAGGACGGCCCATGAGCGGGCCAAGGAGATCGAGCAGCGGGCCGAGGCACGCCGGGTCGAGTCCGAGCGCACCGCCAACGAGACGGTCGACAAGGCGAAGGCGCTGGCCGACAAGACCCTCAACGAGGCGAAGGCCGAGGCGCAGCGCCTGCTGAACGAGGCGCGCACCGAGGCGGAGCTGACCACCCAGGCGGCCCGCCGCGAGGTCGAGGACCTCACCCGGCAGAAGGAGGCCGTCACGGCGCAGCTCGGGCAGATGCTCTCCGGCCTCGCCGGCATCGTGCCGGGCGTGCCGGCGGGCGGCAAGTCGGAGGCGGCCAAGGCCGACAGCAGCTCCGAGGAAAAGGTGAACGCCGAGTCGGCGAAGTAA
- the ccrA gene encoding crotonyl-CoA carboxylase/reductase: protein MQDILDAIMAAEGSAQPERELAGLAGLPVPTSYRGVVVRAEDTRMFDGMAARDKDPRKALHLQEVPTPELGPGEALVAVMASAINYNTVWTSIFEPLPTFRFLQRYGRISELARRHDLPYHVVGSDAAGVVLRTGPGVTRWRAGDEVVAHCLSVELEDAAGHDDTMLDPQQRIWGFETNFGGLAELAVVKANQLMPKPRHLSWEEAASPGLVNSTAYRQLVSHHGANMKQGDVVLIWGASGGLGSYATQMALGGGAIPVCVVSSPEKAELCRRMGAELVIDRAAEGFRFWKDEETQDPDEWRRFGERIRELTGGEDPDIVFEHPGRETFGASVYVAKRGGTIVTCASTSGYQHQYDNRYLWMHLKRIVGSHFANYHEAWQANRLVALGKVHPTVSRTYPLEQTGQAAYEVHRNAHQGKVGVRCLAPTDGLGVRDPELRARHETAINRFRGH from the coding sequence GTGCAGGACATCCTCGATGCGATCATGGCGGCGGAGGGCTCCGCGCAGCCGGAACGGGAACTCGCCGGCCTGGCCGGCCTGCCGGTGCCGACGAGCTACCGGGGCGTGGTCGTGCGGGCCGAGGACACCCGGATGTTCGACGGCATGGCCGCCCGGGACAAGGACCCGCGCAAGGCCCTGCACCTGCAGGAGGTGCCCACCCCCGAGCTCGGCCCGGGCGAGGCGCTGGTCGCGGTGATGGCCAGTGCGATCAACTACAACACCGTCTGGACCAGCATCTTCGAGCCGCTGCCCACCTTCAGGTTCCTCCAGCGCTACGGCCGGATCTCCGAGCTGGCCCGCCGGCACGACCTGCCGTACCACGTGGTGGGGTCGGACGCGGCCGGCGTGGTACTGCGCACGGGCCCCGGGGTGACCCGGTGGCGGGCCGGCGACGAGGTGGTCGCGCACTGCCTCTCGGTGGAGCTGGAGGACGCGGCCGGCCACGACGACACCATGCTCGACCCGCAGCAGCGGATCTGGGGCTTCGAGACCAACTTCGGCGGCCTGGCCGAGCTGGCCGTGGTCAAGGCCAACCAGCTCATGCCGAAGCCGCGCCACCTGAGCTGGGAGGAGGCGGCCAGCCCGGGCCTGGTCAACTCCACCGCGTACCGGCAGCTGGTGTCCCACCACGGGGCGAACATGAAGCAGGGCGACGTGGTCCTGATCTGGGGCGCCTCCGGCGGCCTGGGCAGCTACGCCACCCAGATGGCGCTGGGCGGCGGGGCGATCCCGGTCTGCGTGGTCTCCTCGCCGGAGAAGGCCGAGCTGTGCCGGAGGATGGGCGCCGAGCTGGTCATCGACCGGGCCGCGGAAGGCTTCCGGTTCTGGAAGGACGAGGAGACCCAGGACCCGGACGAGTGGCGCCGCTTCGGCGAGCGGATCCGCGAGCTGACCGGGGGCGAGGACCCGGACATCGTCTTCGAGCATCCCGGCCGGGAGACCTTCGGTGCCAGCGTCTACGTCGCCAAGCGGGGCGGCACCATCGTCACCTGCGCGTCCACCAGCGGCTACCAGCACCAGTACGACAACCGCTACCTCTGGATGCACCTCAAGCGGATCGTCGGCAGCCACTTCGCCAACTACCACGAGGCCTGGCAGGCCAACCGGCTCGTCGCGCTCGGCAAGGTGCACCCGACCGTGTCGAGGACCTACCCACTGGAGCAGACCGGCCAGGCCGCGTACGAGGTGCACCGCAACGCGCACCAAGGCAAGGTCGGAGTACGCTGCCTCGCCCCGACCGACGGGCTGGGCGTCCGCGACCCGGAGTTGCGCGCCCGGCACGAGACCGCGATCAACCGGTTCCGCGGTCACTGA